A portion of the Roseovarius sp. M141 genome contains these proteins:
- a CDS encoding type IV pilus twitching motility protein PilT, whose amino-acid sequence MIDLDRINLEPDDPNAAEVTILKDEPNRFDSDLSAFDHFLVGAAMKGASDINISADLRMRVQLHGDQKLATKRRLLITEVQAMLAHLWSANDAMSLVGAGRPLDFSYEKKIDRKRSQRFRVNATGEQRFGTNGVQITLRALPDTTPTLDDVGLEEELRDRLEPASGIIVVAGATGHGKSTTMAAMTRCHLENRQRSRKIIDLQAPIEYTFRDINTDAADVASFISQSEIGVGRNIPTFAEGVRAAMRRAPAVINVGESRDRESMEACIEACLTGHLVNTTTHAGSIAEALRRMAFLFPSEEQEARSFDLMTSLNLIIWQRLVKTADGKGRVALREYLVFDQNVRDRFLSVPPLAWVNVVKGIFSDSRSNPNLVARTMTQSAEQLVQRKIVKAADVSGIIQAGIGFLGQIKL is encoded by the coding sequence ATGATTGATCTGGATAGGATCAATCTCGAGCCTGATGATCCGAACGCAGCTGAGGTCACGATCCTGAAGGATGAGCCAAATCGGTTCGACAGTGATCTGTCGGCATTTGATCATTTTTTGGTCGGGGCAGCGATGAAGGGAGCGTCCGACATAAATATCAGCGCGGACCTGAGGATGCGAGTTCAACTGCACGGCGACCAGAAGCTTGCAACGAAGCGTCGTCTGCTGATCACGGAAGTCCAGGCGATGCTGGCGCATCTGTGGTCAGCCAATGACGCGATGTCTCTTGTGGGCGCCGGGCGACCATTGGATTTTTCCTATGAAAAGAAGATTGATCGCAAACGCAGTCAGAGGTTTCGGGTGAATGCGACAGGTGAGCAAAGATTCGGCACCAACGGGGTACAGATCACGCTGCGCGCCCTGCCCGACACAACACCGACCCTGGATGACGTCGGGCTCGAAGAAGAGCTGCGCGACCGGTTGGAGCCAGCGAGCGGGATCATCGTCGTGGCCGGCGCGACGGGTCACGGCAAGTCGACGACCATGGCCGCGATGACACGGTGTCATCTGGAGAACCGGCAACGTTCTCGCAAGATCATCGATCTGCAGGCCCCGATCGAATACACGTTCCGCGACATCAACACCGACGCGGCCGATGTTGCGTCCTTTATCAGCCAGTCGGAAATTGGTGTTGGCCGGAATATCCCCACTTTCGCGGAAGGTGTCCGCGCCGCGATGCGGCGTGCGCCTGCCGTGATCAATGTCGGTGAGAGCCGGGACCGTGAAAGCATGGAGGCCTGTATCGAAGCCTGTCTCACCGGTCATCTGGTGAACACGACGACACATGCGGGATCGATCGCCGAGGCGCTCCGGCGCATGGCTTTTTTGTTCCCGTCGGAGGAGCAGGAGGCACGCTCCTTCGATCTGATGACCTCGCTCAATCTCATCATCTGGCAAAGGCTGGTTAAAACTGCAGACGGCAAAGGACGCGTCGCGCTGCGCGAGTATCTGGTCTTTGATCAGAACGTGCGGGACCGGTTTTTGAGCGTTCCTCCCCTGGCGTGGGTGAACGTCGTGAAGGGGATATTTTCGGACAGCCGTTCCAATCCGAACCTGGTCGCCAGGACGATGACGCAGTCCGCCGAGCAGTTGGTGCAGCGCAAGATCGTCAAGGCGGCGGATGTCTCTGGGATTATTCAGGCCGGGATCGGGTTTCTGGGTCAGATCAAGCTCTAG
- a CDS encoding type IV secretory system conjugative DNA transfer family protein, whose protein sequence is MMRHCFKPLVPLLAVFVLAGCESLKPLGSELQEPDPIFIGGPDQYRSNRPPADFAEFSARTRRGNYETSVDEERYDLLREAAVSYSAQAGYQHRVWEVMRQLERDSPKLSRTFDFNRISYSAPRETGYILPPVVSRATAAINVDESGQSAVAADEFYRLEIPGRIVTIVPTWRDYLVIPLEEASDPDDDFLPQDKEEKQVFDRFAAEGWQAGVEQADEALALNFVRLKRDYLGMIEYRRMVQAGLVRELVIQSSERRSAGDGDELFIGERRVKIVSSARFVRDPSQWKPLQRRYAVTK, encoded by the coding sequence ATGATGCGTCACTGTTTTAAACCGCTGGTGCCGCTTTTGGCTGTCTTTGTCCTGGCCGGGTGCGAAAGTCTCAAGCCGCTGGGTTCCGAACTTCAGGAGCCAGATCCGATCTTCATCGGCGGTCCGGACCAATACCGCTCGAACCGACCTCCGGCCGACTTCGCCGAGTTCAGTGCGCGCACGCGGCGCGGGAATTATGAGACCTCGGTCGACGAGGAGCGCTACGATCTCTTGCGCGAAGCAGCCGTCTCCTATTCGGCGCAGGCCGGCTACCAGCACCGGGTCTGGGAAGTCATGCGCCAGCTTGAACGCGACAGCCCAAAGCTATCCCGAACCTTTGACTTCAACAGGATTTCCTACAGCGCCCCGAGAGAGACGGGATACATTCTTCCCCCCGTCGTGAGCCGCGCCACGGCTGCCATCAATGTCGATGAGAGCGGACAGTCCGCTGTGGCAGCCGATGAATTCTACCGCCTCGAGATCCCCGGCCGCATCGTCACGATCGTGCCGACCTGGCGGGACTACCTTGTCATCCCACTCGAAGAGGCGAGCGATCCCGACGATGACTTCCTGCCGCAAGATAAGGAGGAAAAGCAAGTCTTCGACCGCTTCGCCGCCGAGGGCTGGCAGGCGGGCGTCGAGCAAGCTGACGAAGCGCTTGCACTCAACTTTGTACGTCTGAAACGCGACTATCTTGGCATGATCGAGTATCGGCGCATGGTTCAGGCCGGGTTGGTCAGGGAACTGGTGATCCAGTCCAGCGAGCGTCGATCCGCTGGCGACGGCGACGAACTTTTCATCGGTGAGCGCCGGGTCAAGATTGTCAGCTCCGCCCGTTTCGTGCGCGATCCCAGCCAGTGGAAGCCGTTACAGAGGCGCTATGCGGTGACGAAATGA
- a CDS encoding DotD/TraH family lipoprotein (Members of this family include DotD of type IVB secretion systems and TraH of plasmid conjugative plasmid systems, both lipoproteins.) — protein sequence MRLAQNIFLNFLLLSATACTVAREPESTSLSALIEAETSVVDREIANAGLYNGVLEPYATGTATLKNPDYVTDERLMTVVHSAFTGPIEDFVSRMALETGYRVTAQGEKPGAPILITLVQRNLPAMGALSEALFQAKNRVELVVDQRTKTMTIIYSRPERSPVPHIEDTET from the coding sequence ATGCGACTGGCCCAGAACATATTCTTGAACTTCCTGCTTCTGAGCGCCACCGCCTGCACGGTTGCCAGAGAGCCTGAAAGTACCAGCCTGTCCGCCCTGATAGAGGCGGAAACCTCGGTCGTGGATCGGGAGATTGCCAATGCGGGGCTCTACAATGGGGTGCTGGAACCATACGCGACAGGCACCGCGACTCTCAAGAACCCGGACTACGTGACGGACGAACGCCTGATGACCGTCGTGCATTCTGCCTTCACCGGCCCCATCGAAGACTTCGTTTCCAGAATGGCGCTCGAGACCGGATATCGGGTCACCGCCCAAGGCGAAAAACCCGGCGCGCCGATCCTGATCACCTTAGTGCAACGCAACCTGCCCGCAATGGGCGCGCTGAGCGAGGCGCTCTTTCAAGCCAAGAACCGGGTGGAACTGGTCGTCGATCAGCGCACAAAGACCATGACGATCATCTACAGCAGGCCGGAACGCAGCCCCGTGCCCCATATCGAGGACACGGAAACATGA
- a CDS encoding DUF2493 domain-containing protein: MTLASSTFTPASSATASVLDDLALYGATPPADEHDHRPLPEEDQTEAAITAMVEASHMLLADTQLEEDLQEMLWSLTNIFHRRLTRLERQLDENECEQRDLVRCQDGSEVKSLELERKLDRGQKLVEHRDAYEAMRDASAAHFHTETGSIWMPRSGSRVSHKNLTASVVDSRNFLSAERRKKNEIHCPEGTRIAFTGGDYQDYDAIWTILDGSREKYPDMILLHGGTPSGAERIASLWAENRGVTQVVFRPDWKSHNKAAPFKRNDQLLKTMPKGIIACPGSGIHENLVDKARKLGIPVKRIGG; encoded by the coding sequence ATGACCCTCGCATCTTCCACCTTCACCCCCGCCTCAAGCGCCACAGCCAGCGTCCTCGACGATCTCGCCCTTTACGGCGCGACCCCCCCCGCAGACGAACATGATCACCGCCCCCTGCCCGAAGAGGACCAGACCGAGGCCGCCATCACCGCCATGGTCGAGGCAAGCCACATGCTTCTCGCCGACACACAGCTCGAAGAGGATCTGCAAGAGATGCTCTGGTCGCTCACCAACATCTTTCATCGCCGCCTGACGCGCCTTGAGCGCCAGCTCGATGAGAATGAATGCGAACAACGCGACCTGGTGAGATGTCAGGACGGATCAGAGGTCAAAAGCCTGGAATTGGAGCGCAAGCTCGACCGTGGACAAAAACTTGTCGAGCACCGGGACGCCTATGAGGCGATGCGGGACGCCTCAGCCGCCCATTTCCACACGGAGACCGGTTCGATCTGGATGCCAAGATCAGGATCGCGGGTATCGCACAAGAACCTTACAGCCTCGGTGGTCGACAGCCGCAACTTCCTCTCCGCAGAGCGCCGCAAGAAAAACGAAATCCACTGCCCCGAGGGCACCCGCATCGCCTTCACCGGCGGCGACTATCAGGATTACGACGCGATCTGGACGATCCTCGACGGCTCGAGAGAGAAATATCCGGATATGATCCTGCTGCATGGCGGCACACCGAGCGGAGCAGAACGTATCGCGAGCCTCTGGGCAGAGAACCGCGGCGTCACCCAGGTGGTCTTCCGGCCCGACTGGAAATCCCACAACAAAGCGGCCCCCTTCAAGCGCAACGATCAACTCCTGAAGACCATGCCGAAAGGCATCATCGCCTGCCCCGGCTCCGGCATTCACGAGAACCTCGTCGACAAAGCCCGCAAGCTGGGCATTCCGGTCAAAAGGATCGGGGGCTAA